From a single Couchioplanes caeruleus genomic region:
- a CDS encoding glycosyltransferase family 4 protein produces MSDAAQATSGTVALVLGSSTGGVGRHVSSLTRGLLAAGRRVLVCGPAATDELFGFAAAGAEFAPVEIPASPGPQDSGAIRSLRRALAGRDLDVVHAHGLRAGFVAALARPPAPLVVTWHNAVLARGLRGSASALVERIVARSAALTLGASEDLVERALSLGARSARLGAVASPEFAAPKRSRAAVRAEFRVAPGAPLILSVGRLHPQKRYDVLLEAAGRWRELDPQPVTVIAGSGPSYMLLAQRASELHAKFYLLGHRTDVPDLLAGADLAVITSDWEARQLFAQEALRAGVPLIATAVGGLPGLVGDAAVLIPPGDVDALDTAVREMLADEGKRADYAARGPRQAATWPDEADTVADVLAAYASVSGARAGQG; encoded by the coding sequence GTGAGCGACGCGGCGCAGGCCACCTCCGGCACGGTCGCGCTGGTGCTGGGCTCCAGCACCGGCGGCGTCGGCCGGCACGTCTCCTCGCTGACCCGCGGCCTGCTCGCGGCGGGCCGGCGGGTGCTGGTCTGCGGGCCGGCCGCCACCGACGAGCTGTTCGGCTTCGCCGCGGCCGGGGCGGAGTTCGCGCCGGTGGAGATCCCGGCCAGCCCGGGACCGCAGGACTCCGGCGCGATCCGCTCGCTGCGCCGGGCGCTGGCCGGCCGGGACCTCGACGTGGTGCACGCGCACGGCCTGCGCGCCGGGTTCGTGGCCGCGCTGGCCCGCCCGCCCGCGCCGCTGGTGGTGACCTGGCACAACGCCGTGCTGGCCCGGGGCCTGCGAGGCAGCGCCTCCGCGCTGGTCGAGCGGATCGTGGCGCGCTCGGCCGCGCTGACCCTCGGCGCCTCCGAGGACCTCGTCGAGCGGGCTCTGTCGCTGGGCGCCCGCAGTGCCCGCCTCGGCGCCGTGGCCTCGCCCGAGTTCGCTGCGCCGAAGCGCAGCCGCGCCGCCGTGCGCGCGGAGTTCCGCGTGGCGCCGGGCGCGCCGCTGATCCTGTCCGTGGGCCGGCTGCACCCGCAGAAGCGTTACGACGTGCTGCTGGAGGCGGCCGGGCGGTGGCGGGAGCTGGATCCGCAGCCGGTCACCGTGATCGCCGGGTCCGGGCCGAGCTACATGCTGCTGGCCCAGCGCGCCTCCGAGCTGCACGCCAAGTTCTACCTGCTCGGGCACCGCACCGACGTGCCCGACCTGCTCGCCGGCGCCGACCTCGCCGTGATCACCAGCGACTGGGAGGCGCGGCAGTTGTTCGCGCAGGAGGCGCTGCGGGCGGGCGTGCCGCTGATCGCCACCGCGGTGGGCGGGCTGCCGGGGCTGGTCGGGGATGCCGCCGTGCTCATCCCGCCGGGTGACGTGGACGCGCTCGACACCGCCGTCCGCGAGATGCTCGCCGACGAGGGCAAGCGGGCCGACTACGCCGCCCGCGGGCCCCGGCAGGCCGCGACCTGGCCGGACGAGGCGGACACCGTGGCGGACGTGCTGGCCGCGTACGCCTCCGTCAGCGGCGCCCGGGCGGGTCAGGGGTGA
- a CDS encoding CTP synthase, with the protein MAATVRETRHIFVTGGVASSLGKGLTASSLGNLLTARGLRVVMQKLDPYLNVDPGTMNPFQHGEVFVTDDGAETDLDVGHYERFLDRALSGKANVTTGQIYSAVIAKERRGEYLGDTVQVIPHITNEIKERIFAMAAPDDYGRVPDVVITEVGGTVGDMESLPFLEAIRQVRHEIGRDRVFYLHVSLVPYLAPSGELKTKPTQHSVATLRNIGIQPDALVCRSDREIPDKLKHKLSLYCDVDAEAVVACPDAPSIYDIPKVLHREGLDAYVVRRLGLSFRDVDWSSWDDLLERVHHPRRTITVALVGKYVDLPDAYLSVSEAIRAAGFANTAKVQLRWVPSDDCDTMAGAAAALKGVDGIVIPGGFGIRGIEGKINTSRYARENGIPILGLCLGLQCMTIDAARNLAGLQGANSLEFDERAPYPVISTMADQEDIVAGKGDLGGTMRLGAYPAKLTDGSVVAEAYGSTEISERHRHRYEVNNAYRDKLAKAGLKFSGTSPDGRLVEFIELDRETHPFFVATQAHPELKSRPTRAHPLFAAFVKAAVAYAAADELPVEVAASADPDTTVAAVPAS; encoded by the coding sequence TTGGCAGCAACAGTGCGCGAGACGCGGCACATCTTCGTCACCGGGGGCGTCGCCTCCTCGCTGGGCAAGGGCCTCACCGCCTCCAGCCTCGGGAACCTGCTGACCGCGCGCGGCCTGCGGGTCGTCATGCAGAAGCTGGACCCCTACCTCAACGTCGACCCGGGCACGATGAACCCGTTCCAGCACGGCGAGGTGTTCGTCACCGACGACGGCGCCGAGACCGACCTGGACGTCGGCCACTACGAGCGCTTCCTCGACCGGGCGCTGTCCGGCAAGGCCAACGTGACCACCGGGCAGATCTACTCGGCCGTCATCGCCAAGGAGCGCCGCGGCGAGTACCTCGGCGACACCGTGCAGGTCATCCCGCACATCACGAACGAGATCAAGGAGCGCATCTTCGCGATGGCCGCTCCGGACGACTACGGCCGGGTGCCGGACGTCGTCATCACCGAGGTCGGCGGCACGGTCGGTGACATGGAGTCGCTGCCGTTCCTCGAGGCGATCCGCCAGGTGCGCCACGAGATCGGCCGGGACCGGGTGTTCTACCTGCACGTGTCGCTGGTGCCGTACCTGGCGCCGTCGGGCGAGCTGAAGACGAAGCCGACCCAGCACTCGGTGGCCACGCTGCGCAACATCGGTATCCAGCCGGACGCGCTGGTCTGCCGCAGCGACCGGGAGATCCCGGACAAGCTCAAGCACAAGCTCTCGCTGTACTGCGACGTCGACGCGGAGGCCGTCGTGGCCTGCCCGGACGCCCCGAGCATCTACGACATCCCCAAGGTGCTGCACCGCGAGGGTCTCGACGCGTACGTCGTGCGCCGGCTGGGCCTGTCGTTCCGGGACGTCGACTGGTCCAGCTGGGACGACCTGCTCGAGCGGGTGCACCACCCGCGCCGCACGATCACCGTGGCGCTGGTCGGCAAGTACGTCGACCTGCCGGACGCGTACCTGTCGGTCAGCGAGGCCATCCGCGCGGCCGGCTTCGCCAACACGGCGAAGGTGCAGCTGCGCTGGGTGCCCAGCGACGACTGCGACACGATGGCCGGCGCCGCCGCCGCGCTCAAGGGCGTCGACGGCATCGTCATCCCCGGCGGCTTCGGCATCCGCGGCATCGAGGGCAAGATCAATACTTCCCGGTACGCGCGGGAGAACGGCATCCCGATCCTCGGGCTGTGCCTCGGGCTGCAGTGCATGACCATCGACGCCGCCCGCAACCTGGCCGGGCTGCAGGGCGCCAACTCGCTGGAGTTCGACGAGCGGGCCCCGTACCCGGTGATCTCCACGATGGCCGACCAGGAGGACATCGTCGCGGGCAAGGGCGACCTGGGCGGCACGATGCGGCTGGGGGCGTACCCGGCGAAGCTGACCGACGGCTCGGTGGTGGCCGAGGCGTACGGCAGCACCGAGATCTCCGAGCGGCACCGGCACCGGTACGAGGTGAACAACGCGTACCGCGACAAGCTCGCCAAGGCCGGCCTGAAGTTCTCCGGCACCTCGCCGGACGGGCGGCTGGTGGAGTTCATCGAGCTCGACCGCGAGACGCACCCGTTCTTCGTGGCCACCCAGGCGCACCCGGAGCTGAAGAGCCGCCCGACCCGGGCGCACCCGCTGTTCGCCGCGTTCGTCAAGGCCGCCGTCGCGTACGCGGCCGCCGACGAGCTCCCGGTCGAGGTGGCGGCCTCCGCCGACCCCGACACCACCGTCGCGGCGGTGCCGGCCTCATGA
- a CDS encoding NUDIX domain-containing protein has product MTRFQHETKSRVEKYAGPVFTVYTDEITMSGGGTAHRDVVVNTNAVGLVAIDDVGRVVLIKQYRHPVGKHLWELPAGLCDVRGEDLTVTARRELAEEADLNAGRLELLVDLHTSPGFSAETIRIFLARDLTAVPEGERHERQEEEADIEICWVDLDEAVAMVLRGEVTNAAAVGGLLAAARARDDGWATLRPVDTPPLA; this is encoded by the coding sequence ATGACCAGGTTCCAGCACGAGACGAAGTCGCGGGTGGAGAAGTACGCCGGTCCGGTCTTCACGGTCTACACCGATGAGATCACCATGTCCGGCGGTGGCACCGCCCACCGCGACGTGGTCGTCAACACGAACGCGGTCGGCCTGGTCGCCATCGACGACGTCGGCCGGGTCGTGCTCATCAAGCAGTACCGGCACCCGGTCGGCAAGCACCTGTGGGAGCTGCCCGCCGGCCTGTGCGACGTGCGGGGCGAGGACCTGACGGTGACCGCCCGCCGGGAGCTGGCCGAGGAGGCGGACCTGAATGCCGGCCGCCTCGAGCTGCTCGTCGACCTGCACACCTCGCCGGGGTTCAGCGCCGAGACGATCCGCATCTTCCTCGCGCGCGACCTGACGGCCGTGCCGGAGGGCGAGCGGCACGAGCGGCAGGAGGAGGAGGCGGACATCGAGATCTGCTGGGTGGATCTCGACGAGGCCGTCGCGATGGTGCTGCGCGGTGAGGTCACCAACGCGGCCGCGGTCGGTGGCCTGCTGGCCGCCGCGCGGGCCCGCGACGACGGCTGGGCGACGCTGCGCCCGGTCGACACCCCGCCGCTGGCCTGA